One window of Cohnella hashimotonis genomic DNA carries:
- a CDS encoding GntR family transcriptional regulator, which translates to MKDQPLTLKEKAYLELRKLILSGRFKPGDVLTERLLVEMLSMSRTPIRAAYERLDAEGLANYVPNKGLTVAEFSLNRALDLFDYRIAIEGFVARKLAQMEWASVDLAWFEANLAEQETFMNEADYERFTEADSSFHAKLAEVYGNKEITMAMNQLQDKLFATGLSVLRKDRNRIQVSYQDHLRIFSAIRDGDASFAGSCMEEHLEYGKRILIR; encoded by the coding sequence ATGAAAGATCAACCATTGACGTTAAAAGAAAAAGCCTACCTAGAGCTGCGGAAACTTATCCTGAGCGGCCGCTTTAAACCGGGCGACGTGCTTACAGAGCGCCTTCTTGTTGAGATGCTGTCAATGAGCCGCACGCCCATCCGCGCAGCGTACGAGCGACTCGATGCAGAGGGACTCGCCAATTATGTCCCGAACAAAGGGTTGACCGTCGCGGAATTCTCGCTAAATCGGGCACTTGATCTGTTCGATTATCGGATTGCAATTGAAGGCTTCGTCGCCAGGAAATTGGCCCAAATGGAATGGGCCTCCGTTGATCTCGCATGGTTCGAAGCCAATCTCGCAGAACAAGAGACGTTCATGAACGAAGCCGATTATGAACGATTTACCGAAGCTGATTCAAGCTTTCATGCCAAGTTGGCCGAAGTGTATGGCAATAAGGAGATTACGATGGCTATGAATCAGTTGCAAGATAAGTTATTTGCGACTGGTCTCAGTGTGCTGCGCAAGGACCGAAACCGTATCCAGGTTTCTTATCAGGATCATCTCCGAATATTTTCTGCCATCCGGGACGGAGACGCTTCATTCGCAGGCTCCTGCATGGAAGAGCATCTTGAATACGGCAAGCGCATCTTGATTAGATAA
- a CDS encoding sugar phosphate isomerase/epimerase family protein, whose translation MKLGISSYTLTWRVGVTGYDMPSSPLTAQGLLLEAYRHGIQLVQIADNLPLHLMSEGELLRLKMTAQSLNVELEIGTRGTDPAHLLRYLHIAQLLDARLLRTLIIDSDPANAVRQIRQVLPLFKKAGVQLSIENHGLHTTKQLARLFEEIADPLVGCCLDTVNSFSALDSPREVIGNLMPYLLNLHLKDFEIKRVEHQMGFVITGTSAGLGKLNIPNLLDEVRRQRKDHANAILELWTPYQGTVESTVSLEQKWMERSLGFLKPMFNAIGG comes from the coding sequence TTGAAGCTAGGAATTAGTTCCTATACATTAACATGGAGAGTAGGCGTTACAGGTTATGATATGCCATCCTCTCCATTGACCGCGCAAGGTCTTTTACTTGAGGCTTATCGGCATGGGATCCAACTAGTGCAAATTGCCGACAACCTGCCGCTTCACCTCATGTCTGAAGGCGAATTGCTGAGGTTAAAAATGACCGCTCAATCGCTTAACGTAGAACTGGAAATTGGCACTCGGGGGACGGATCCGGCTCATCTACTTCGATATCTGCACATCGCGCAGTTGCTGGACGCTCGTCTGTTGAGAACACTGATCATCGACTCAGACCCAGCCAATGCTGTCCGGCAGATTCGTCAAGTTCTTCCACTTTTCAAGAAAGCCGGTGTACAGCTTTCCATCGAGAATCATGGCCTGCACACGACGAAACAGCTCGCACGACTGTTCGAAGAGATCGCGGATCCGCTTGTCGGCTGTTGTCTAGATACGGTAAATTCTTTCAGTGCGCTGGACAGCCCCAGGGAGGTGATCGGCAATTTGATGCCTTACTTGCTCAATCTGCATCTTAAAGATTTCGAAATAAAGCGTGTCGAACACCAGATGGGATTCGTCATTACTGGAACTTCCGCTGGCCTGGGAAAATTGAATATACCGAATTTGCTTGATGAAGTTCGTCGCCAGCGAAAGGACCATGCCAACGCAATATTGGAGCTGTGGACACCTTATCAAGGTACGGTCGAAAGCACAGTCAGTCTGGAACAAAAGTGGATGGAGAGAAGCCTTGGCTTCTTAAAACCGATGTTCAATGCAATTGGAGGATAA
- a CDS encoding phosphogluconate dehydrogenase C-terminal domain-containing protein — MDKRDLLMKMENIALIGAGGKMGCRISDNLRKGVRKVNYVETGLRGIERLAERGIVPTPQQEALQDADIVILAVPDTAIGDVAAGVVPAMKPGALLILLDPAAAYIGKLPNRKDVAYFVAHPCHPPVFNDETTPEARRDFFGGVAAKQAIVCALMQGREEDYVRGELAAKEMYAPVMRSHRITVEQMAMLEPTMAETISSMMVTVLGEAMEEAVKRGVPYEAAKDFMLGHINIQLGIVFEKVNPFSDACLVAIEYGRKAIIKEGWRELYNPDKVYEQIDAMLHPEKLQLLKFGE, encoded by the coding sequence ATGGATAAAAGGGATCTACTCATGAAAATGGAAAATATCGCTTTAATCGGCGCGGGTGGGAAGATGGGTTGCCGAATTTCGGACAATCTTAGGAAAGGGGTCAGAAAGGTCAACTATGTGGAGACTGGTCTGCGCGGCATTGAGCGACTGGCGGAGCGCGGCATCGTGCCAACGCCTCAGCAGGAGGCGCTGCAAGATGCGGACATCGTGATTTTGGCCGTACCGGACACGGCAATCGGTGACGTGGCCGCAGGAGTAGTGCCTGCCATGAAGCCTGGTGCGCTGCTGATTCTATTAGATCCTGCAGCGGCTTATATAGGGAAGCTGCCTAATCGGAAGGATGTCGCGTATTTCGTCGCCCACCCCTGCCATCCGCCAGTGTTCAATGACGAGACAACGCCTGAGGCAAGGCGGGACTTTTTCGGCGGTGTAGCGGCCAAGCAGGCGATCGTATGCGCGCTGATGCAGGGAAGGGAAGAGGATTACGTTAGAGGAGAGTTGGCTGCGAAGGAGATGTATGCGCCTGTCATGCGCTCTCATCGCATTACAGTCGAGCAGATGGCGATGCTTGAGCCGACGATGGCAGAGACGATAAGTTCTATGATGGTAACGGTCCTCGGCGAAGCGATGGAAGAGGCAGTGAAGCGCGGCGTGCCTTATGAGGCGGCGAAAGACTTTATGCTCGGTCATATCAACATTCAGCTCGGCATCGTGTTCGAGAAGGTTAACCCGTTTTCCGACGCCTGTCTCGTCGCGATTGAATATGGGCGAAAAGCGATCATTAAAGAAGGTTGGAGAGAGCTCTATAATCCCGACAAAGTATACGAGCAGATCGACGCGATGCTGCACCCCGAGAAATTGCAACTTCTGAAATTCGGAGAGTGA
- a CDS encoding Gfo/Idh/MocA family protein — MKNWRIGLIGTGWWSDKHLQAWSRIPNAEIAALCNRSPEKLAAKAEAYRVPASRLYRTVDEMLERADIDVVDIVTGPETHLEMVKKATAAGKHILCQKPFAPTLAEAEEMVRLADKAGVRLMVTENWRWLQPFQLIKSFIDNEELGLLRTARYYHTDFYTPRMTPDAELPQPFFRSMPKLLFYEMGVHWFDTWRFLFGTPDRLYAETARISPFISGEDSGIVVLGYDNFYGYLDASWATRQQLDRELGVRVGPVHLERLVIEGDRGTLKLHTSGKITIVSEDGSKERVVAERTELDQDESHFRLQSHFINCLNTGHPFQTSGAHNLITLRLAFGVYESASRHEAVLIGGRKHDH; from the coding sequence ATGAAGAACTGGAGAATAGGACTGATTGGAACGGGTTGGTGGTCGGATAAGCATCTGCAGGCATGGAGCCGCATTCCGAATGCGGAGATTGCGGCGCTATGTAACCGAAGCCCAGAAAAGCTGGCTGCGAAGGCCGAAGCCTATCGCGTGCCAGCCAGTCGCTTGTATCGTACTGTGGACGAAATGCTGGAACGAGCGGACATTGACGTTGTCGATATCGTAACCGGCCCTGAGACGCATCTGGAAATGGTCAAGAAGGCGACGGCGGCGGGCAAGCACATCTTATGCCAAAAGCCGTTCGCTCCGACGCTTGCTGAAGCGGAGGAGATGGTTCGGCTTGCCGATAAAGCGGGCGTCCGTCTCATGGTGACGGAGAATTGGCGCTGGCTGCAGCCTTTTCAATTGATCAAAAGTTTCATCGACAACGAGGAACTTGGCCTGCTGCGGACAGCTCGATATTACCACACGGACTTTTATACGCCACGTATGACGCCGGACGCGGAGCTGCCGCAACCGTTTTTTCGCAGCATGCCAAAGCTGTTGTTCTATGAGATGGGCGTGCATTGGTTCGATACCTGGCGATTTCTGTTCGGTACGCCTGACAGGCTGTACGCGGAGACTGCCCGGATCAGCCCGTTCATATCCGGTGAGGACTCTGGTATCGTCGTGCTCGGATACGACAATTTCTATGGCTACTTGGATGCCAGTTGGGCGACGCGGCAGCAACTTGACCGCGAGCTGGGCGTACGTGTTGGCCCTGTGCATCTCGAGCGACTCGTCATTGAAGGAGACCGCGGTACTCTAAAACTGCATACATCGGGCAAAATTACCATAGTCAGCGAGGATGGCAGCAAGGAGCGCGTCGTCGCAGAGCGAACGGAGCTTGACCAGGATGAGAGCCACTTTCGTCTTCAATCGCATTTCATCAATTGTCTGAACACAGGACATCCGTTCCAGACGAGCGGTGCGCACAACTTAATTACGCTGCGGCTCGCTTTCGGTGTTTATGAGAGCGCATCGAGACATGAGGCGGTTTTGATCGGAGGAAGAAAACATGATCATTGA
- a CDS encoding amidohydrolase family protein yields the protein MESLGFVGIKLHTFAHAVHPAGRDGRKVFELARKLGVPVMVHTGAGIPFANPTNLINVAQDYPEVNIVMAHCGMMILAGETATAMRLASNLYADITWTAGFNMRHWCEEFGAERFLFGTDHADNAGTEIAKVRTCGIGLDEQAWIFGKSVEELYKLGL from the coding sequence GTGGAATCGCTTGGTTTTGTCGGCATCAAACTGCATACATTCGCTCACGCAGTTCACCCGGCCGGACGCGACGGACGTAAAGTGTTCGAACTGGCACGGAAGCTCGGCGTGCCGGTGATGGTCCATACAGGAGCGGGCATTCCGTTCGCAAACCCAACCAACCTCATCAATGTCGCGCAAGACTATCCGGAGGTCAACATCGTAATGGCGCATTGCGGGATGATGATTCTGGCGGGCGAGACAGCTACAGCCATGCGGTTGGCAAGCAATCTATATGCGGATATCACGTGGACAGCCGGGTTCAACATGCGGCATTGGTGCGAGGAGTTCGGAGCCGAGCGTTTTTTATTCGGCACCGATCATGCCGATAACGCAGGGACTGAGATCGCCAAGGTGCGTACCTGCGGCATTGGTTTAGACGAACAAGCGTGGATTTTCGGGAAAAGCGTTGAAGAATTGTATAAACTGGGCCTTTGA
- a CDS encoding ADP-ribosylglycohydrolase family protein — protein MTEGARRDKFSLPDDYPERVYAGWLGKVIGVRHGGNIEQWTQERIERAFGEITEYVHHFKNFAADDDTNGPLFFLRALEDYTHTREITPEQMGLAWLNYAPEGHGFFWWGGYGKSTEHTAYVNLRNGIMAPESGSIRRNGATVAEQIGGQIFSETWGLIAPGQPVLAAEYACKMASVSHDGEGKYGGMFVAACVAAAFIEVEIEEIIEAGLSVIPASSRYAEMTRDVMRIYRERPADWRQGFAYVHENYGYDKYPGVCHIIPNAAVVVLSLLYGEGDFSRSINICNMCGWDTDCNVANVGTILGVKNGLQGMDAAWRKPINDFLCCSSVIGSLNILDLPWCASYIARFGYLLSEQPVPEAWRFILDTDRIRCHFEYPGSTHAFKTEADHGVEASILNVADKAYSGTRSLRIMFDKVNSGCGYRTYLQTYYGPEDFNDSRYDPAFSPILYPGQTVACKAMVPSGTPDPMLARLYVHDCNSGHTYYGPKTMLLPNQWESLEFRVPQLHGACLDRAGVEWIPLQARYASMIAYLDDFEIGGAPDYTLDFSKERIERWNGVHQEVSQLTYLRGIWTLEEGELSASYAGEPAEAYTGQLHWSDLDIEAELVPKLGHAHMINFRVQGAIRSYAFGLGGSGAKAVLLKNDNGYRELASWPYAWRHGDSYKLVVKMRGNHFAMHINDDLVLEFTDDDRPYGKGMVGFSSHENSHTHYKYLTVHGAGDRILNGEACE, from the coding sequence ATGACAGAAGGAGCCAGAAGAGATAAATTCAGTTTGCCTGATGACTACCCCGAGCGCGTATATGCGGGATGGCTGGGTAAAGTAATCGGCGTGAGACATGGAGGCAATATCGAGCAATGGACGCAGGAGCGCATCGAAAGGGCATTCGGCGAGATCACGGAATATGTTCACCACTTCAAAAACTTTGCCGCGGATGACGATACGAACGGCCCTTTGTTTTTCCTGCGCGCTTTGGAGGATTACACGCATACGAGAGAGATTACGCCAGAGCAAATGGGACTAGCCTGGTTGAATTACGCGCCTGAAGGTCACGGTTTTTTCTGGTGGGGCGGCTACGGAAAATCGACCGAGCATACGGCTTACGTGAACTTGCGAAACGGAATTATGGCGCCGGAATCGGGCTCGATCCGACGGAACGGGGCGACGGTCGCCGAGCAGATCGGCGGACAGATCTTTAGCGAGACATGGGGCCTGATCGCACCCGGACAGCCGGTGTTAGCAGCGGAATATGCATGCAAAATGGCCAGCGTATCGCATGACGGAGAGGGTAAATACGGCGGTATGTTCGTTGCGGCGTGCGTAGCTGCGGCTTTTATTGAAGTAGAGATTGAGGAAATTATCGAAGCCGGGCTGTCGGTTATCCCCGCAAGCTCCCGCTATGCGGAGATGACGCGCGACGTGATGCGGATCTATCGGGAGAGGCCTGCGGACTGGAGGCAGGGGTTCGCCTATGTGCACGAGAACTACGGTTACGACAAATATCCAGGCGTCTGCCATATCATTCCCAACGCCGCCGTCGTTGTTTTGTCGCTATTATACGGCGAAGGAGATTTCTCGAGATCGATCAACATCTGCAACATGTGCGGATGGGATACCGACTGCAACGTAGCGAACGTTGGCACGATTCTCGGCGTCAAGAACGGCCTTCAAGGTATGGATGCAGCGTGGAGAAAGCCAATCAATGATTTTTTATGCTGCTCGAGCGTCATCGGTTCGCTAAACATCCTGGATTTGCCCTGGTGTGCCTCTTATATCGCCAGATTTGGCTATCTGCTATCGGAACAGCCGGTGCCGGAAGCATGGCGCTTTATATTGGACACAGACCGCATCCGATGCCACTTCGAATATCCGGGTTCCACGCATGCTTTTAAGACCGAAGCGGATCATGGCGTCGAAGCGTCCATCCTAAACGTTGCGGACAAAGCGTATTCGGGAACCAGGTCGCTGCGGATCATGTTCGATAAAGTGAATAGCGGCTGCGGTTACCGTACGTATCTTCAAACCTATTACGGTCCCGAGGATTTTAACGACAGCCGTTACGATCCTGCCTTTTCTCCTATTTTGTATCCAGGCCAGACGGTTGCCTGCAAGGCGATGGTCCCGTCCGGCACGCCGGACCCTATGCTGGCTCGGCTTTATGTCCATGATTGCAACAGCGGACATACCTATTACGGACCAAAGACGATGCTGCTACCGAATCAATGGGAGTCGTTGGAATTTCGGGTTCCGCAGTTGCACGGAGCCTGCCTGGACCGGGCAGGCGTCGAATGGATTCCGTTGCAAGCCAGGTATGCAAGCATGATCGCCTACTTGGACGATTTTGAGATTGGCGGCGCACCTGACTATACGCTCGATTTCAGCAAGGAGCGCATTGAGCGGTGGAACGGGGTTCACCAGGAGGTCAGCCAGCTGACCTATTTGAGAGGTATTTGGACGCTGGAGGAAGGGGAGCTGAGCGCGAGCTACGCCGGCGAGCCTGCCGAAGCATACACAGGGCAGCTTCACTGGAGCGATCTGGACATCGAGGCGGAATTGGTTCCGAAGCTTGGGCATGCGCACATGATCAACTTCAGGGTGCAGGGCGCGATTCGTTCCTATGCATTCGGACTCGGCGGCAGCGGTGCCAAGGCGGTTCTTCTCAAAAACGACAACGGGTATCGCGAGCTGGCGTCCTGGCCCTATGCATGGCGGCATGGCGACAGTTATAAACTTGTCGTAAAAATGCGGGGGAATCATTTTGCCATGCATATAAACGACGACCTCGTGCTGGAATTTACCGACGACGATCGGCCATACGGCAAAGGTATGGTCGGCTTCTCTTCCCATGAAAACAGCCATACCCATTACAAGTATTTAACCGTGCACGGCGCGGGCGACCGGATTTTAAACGGCGAGGCTTGCGAATGA
- a CDS encoding AraC family transcriptional regulator, translated as MKAISRNYWVKLLVLGLLIGSIPVILVGVFSYYRASGMIVKQANEANARLLIQTQLRIEQNLLGIDNTVTQFVNSPYLNNALHQDFTASDFVQIEELSSSLHRLQSFQFGMQDVHLANLQYGWVISNRGFRKMADWQDARLWASYLNGRDASLWLSYQDLSVSGAAVQDDGTASDSIFLLKNLPINAAKPTGFLLASVPGYEWRKYLGETDSEEHGSSAIFDVRFQPLTSIGEAASERAFVRVVEEKIRPLIQGGKLEGSVKAIVDGKNALVSYRRASYNDWTYVSVTPLRELLRDSNSIGLFTLLVCAGNLLLAFALSFLGSQRLYRPIRALYEAVTNESKVSTSTSTNGDTGDEIQQIGERLNRMRQSQTEMAEKIEGQSRYLREYFAAKLLQSPISKQEIKEKKMQYGLPDQWRLMSVMAVEIMTFEGTGYREEDRDLLMFAINNIAGELLSASERLDPVLVYPYQATVLGSPLEDQAVWKSAVVKLAEMLQSTVLRVLRLHTRIGISRAFGDWNDAYIAMGEAANALKAQNGFDEPAVLLIEDLQPNRNRVSALMHEQSGERLLDAILLRDRLKALKILNAIFAELNTENYGEEEIRFTLLRLMTVVIGGLQDQTESLQAIWNGDSTSLLEQFLKLRTLQDYRHWFENGLALPAIALLETGRDSRFKSISQKIKDMIHYDFAADLTLEVCASRLNYHPSYIRQVFRKETGMNFSDYLSLYRMEVAKKWLTQTDMKINEIAERLRYNNAQNFIRYFRKLEGTTPGQYREAHRQNERP; from the coding sequence ATGAAAGCGATTTCCCGTAACTATTGGGTCAAACTGCTCGTATTGGGCTTGTTGATCGGATCCATCCCGGTCATCCTCGTCGGCGTGTTTTCGTACTACCGTGCATCGGGCATGATCGTCAAGCAGGCGAACGAGGCGAATGCCCGACTGCTGATTCAGACGCAGCTGCGAATCGAGCAGAACTTGCTTGGCATCGATAATACGGTTACGCAATTTGTAAATTCGCCATACCTGAATAACGCGTTGCATCAAGACTTCACGGCATCCGACTTCGTTCAGATCGAAGAGCTTTCGAGCTCCCTGCATCGGTTGCAGTCGTTCCAATTCGGGATGCAAGACGTTCATTTGGCTAACTTGCAATATGGCTGGGTCATCAGCAATCGGGGATTCAGAAAGATGGCGGACTGGCAGGATGCCCGATTATGGGCGTCCTACTTGAACGGTCGGGATGCCTCGTTATGGCTCAGCTATCAGGATCTGTCGGTGTCCGGCGCTGCTGTTCAAGACGACGGTACTGCATCCGACTCGATATTTTTGTTGAAGAATCTTCCGATCAACGCCGCTAAGCCGACCGGATTTTTGCTGGCCAGCGTACCGGGCTATGAATGGAGAAAGTATCTGGGGGAGACCGATTCCGAAGAGCATGGAAGCTCCGCGATATTCGACGTCCGCTTTCAACCCCTGACTTCGATAGGGGAAGCGGCTTCCGAGCGGGCGTTCGTGCGAGTTGTCGAAGAGAAAATCCGTCCGCTCATACAGGGCGGGAAGTTAGAAGGCAGCGTCAAAGCCATCGTGGACGGAAAAAACGCGCTCGTCTCCTACAGGCGGGCATCCTATAACGACTGGACCTATGTGTCCGTCACGCCGTTGCGCGAGCTGCTGCGGGACTCCAATTCGATCGGACTGTTTACGCTCCTCGTGTGCGCTGGCAATCTTCTGCTTGCCTTCGCCTTATCCTTCTTGGGCTCCCAACGATTATATAGGCCGATTCGGGCATTATACGAAGCCGTAACGAATGAAAGCAAGGTATCGACGTCGACGTCCACGAACGGCGACACCGGCGACGAAATCCAGCAAATCGGCGAGCGGCTCAATCGCATGAGGCAATCCCAAACGGAGATGGCGGAGAAGATCGAAGGACAATCGCGATATCTCAGGGAATATTTCGCGGCGAAGCTCCTCCAAAGCCCGATCTCTAAACAAGAAATCAAAGAGAAAAAAATGCAATACGGCCTGCCCGATCAATGGCGGCTCATGAGCGTGATGGCCGTGGAGATCATGACGTTCGAGGGCACCGGCTACAGGGAAGAGGATCGGGACCTGCTGATGTTCGCGATTAACAACATCGCGGGAGAACTGCTATCCGCTTCGGAGAGGCTGGATCCGGTGCTCGTATACCCGTACCAGGCTACGGTGCTTGGTTCGCCATTGGAAGACCAGGCCGTCTGGAAGTCTGCGGTCGTCAAACTGGCTGAGATGCTTCAGTCCACCGTATTGCGCGTGCTGCGGCTGCACACCCGTATTGGGATCAGCCGCGCCTTCGGCGATTGGAACGACGCCTACATCGCAATGGGAGAAGCCGCGAACGCCTTGAAGGCGCAAAACGGTTTCGACGAACCCGCGGTGCTATTAATAGAGGATTTGCAGCCGAATCGCAACCGGGTATCTGCGTTGATGCACGAACAGTCGGGCGAACGGTTGCTAGACGCGATTTTGCTTAGGGATCGGCTTAAAGCCTTGAAAATATTAAACGCGATCTTCGCGGAACTCAATACGGAGAATTATGGGGAAGAAGAGATTCGATTCACGCTGCTTCGGCTCATGACGGTCGTCATCGGCGGACTCCAGGATCAGACCGAATCGCTACAAGCGATCTGGAACGGAGATTCGACCTCTTTGCTGGAGCAGTTCCTGAAGCTGCGCACGCTCCAGGATTACCGGCATTGGTTCGAGAACGGATTGGCGCTACCCGCGATCGCGCTTCTCGAAACGGGAAGGGACAGCCGGTTTAAGTCGATCTCGCAGAAGATCAAGGACATGATTCATTACGACTTTGCCGCAGATTTGACTCTTGAAGTTTGTGCCTCCCGGTTGAATTATCATCCAAGCTATATCAGGCAAGTTTTCCGAAAGGAGACCGGCATGAATTTTAGCGACTACCTGTCTTTGTACAGAATGGAGGTCGCGAAGAAATGGCTTACGCAGACGGACATGAAAATCAATGAAATCGCGGAACGGTTGAGATACAACAATGCCCAAAACTTCATCCGTTATTTTCGCAAATTGGAAGGTACGACGCCCGGGCAATACCGGGAAGCACATCGTCAAAACGAACGCCCGTAG
- a CDS encoding ABC transporter permease: MLLPGVAFFIVFKYVPMWGVLISFQNYQPFLGFGGSDWVGLKHFDRFFSEPAFWTLFRNTFLLAVYNLIFFFPLPIVLALMLNEIRLQAYKRVIQTIIYIPHFVSWVVVVGIAYLFFTTEGGLVNEWLASVGLEKISFLLSADWFRTFITGQVIWKDTGWGTIIFLAALAGVDPQLYEAAKMDGANRLRQLWHITLPAVRSTIVILLILRLGHFLDTGFEQIFLNMNAMNREVAEVFDTYVYSVGIQSGQFSYSTAVGLFKSVVGLVLVVAANRLAKRFGEEGVY, from the coding sequence ATGCTTTTGCCTGGCGTCGCCTTCTTTATCGTTTTTAAATACGTCCCGATGTGGGGCGTGCTCATTTCCTTTCAAAACTATCAGCCGTTTCTGGGTTTCGGAGGGAGCGATTGGGTCGGCCTCAAGCACTTCGACCGGTTTTTCTCGGAGCCTGCGTTTTGGACGCTGTTCCGCAATACCTTTTTGCTAGCCGTGTACAACCTCATTTTCTTTTTCCCGCTGCCCATCGTCCTGGCCTTGATGTTGAATGAGATCCGCCTTCAAGCTTACAAGCGCGTCATCCAGACGATCATCTACATCCCTCATTTCGTGTCCTGGGTTGTCGTCGTCGGCATCGCCTACTTGTTTTTTACGACGGAGGGCGGTCTGGTCAATGAATGGCTGGCCTCGGTGGGATTGGAGAAAATCAGCTTTCTGCTCAGCGCGGACTGGTTCCGCACCTTCATTACCGGTCAGGTGATCTGGAAGGACACGGGTTGGGGAACGATCATCTTTCTGGCGGCGTTAGCCGGCGTGGATCCCCAGCTGTACGAGGCCGCGAAAATGGATGGCGCGAACCGCCTGCGCCAGCTCTGGCATATTACGCTGCCGGCCGTCCGCAGCACGATCGTGATTTTGCTGATTTTGAGGCTGGGCCATTTTCTCGATACGGGCTTCGAGCAGATTTTTTTGAACATGAACGCAATGAACAGGGAAGTCGCGGAGGTCTTCGACACCTACGTGTATTCCGTCGGCATTCAATCGGGCCAATTCAGCTACAGCACGGCCGTCGGATTGTTCAAATCCGTCGTAGGGCTGGTGCTGGTCGTGGCAGCCAACAGACTGGCCAAGCGCTTCGGCGAAGAAGGCGTTTATTGA
- a CDS encoding carbohydrate ABC transporter permease, with protein MRTSISGRVFDLFIVAFSGLFGLICFVPFLYVVAASFTAPEELLRKGFVLFPHSFSLDGYRYIFSTPTITRSLVVTIALAAIGTLINLLFTVLMAYPLARSDLFGRRPLMLMIVFTLIFSGGMIPNYLVVKSLHLLDSYWSLVLPGLINAFNLIVLKNFFQQLPDGLEESARIDGCTDFGVLFRIVLPLSGSALATFGLFYAVGHWNTFFNAILYLNDADKWPIQVWLRQIIILSQAGIGDASSFDDSFVVPPPAIIKMAVIVISTVPILLIYPFLQKHFAKGVLLGSVKG; from the coding sequence ATGAGAACATCGATTTCCGGCCGCGTATTCGACCTCTTTATCGTGGCATTTTCGGGCCTGTTCGGGCTGATTTGTTTCGTGCCGTTCCTGTATGTCGTCGCAGCTTCCTTTACCGCGCCTGAGGAGTTGCTTAGGAAGGGGTTCGTGCTGTTCCCCCACTCCTTCTCGCTTGACGGGTACCGGTATATCTTCTCTACGCCTACGATTACGCGCAGCCTAGTCGTGACGATTGCTCTGGCCGCAATCGGCACCTTGATCAACTTGCTCTTTACGGTATTAATGGCGTATCCGCTGGCGCGATCGGATCTCTTTGGCAGACGTCCGTTGATGTTAATGATCGTATTTACGCTCATTTTCAGCGGCGGCATGATCCCGAACTATCTCGTGGTCAAGTCGCTGCATCTGCTGGATAGCTACTGGTCGCTCGTATTGCCGGGCTTGATCAATGCTTTCAATTTGATCGTCCTTAAAAACTTTTTTCAGCAGCTGCCGGATGGCTTGGAAGAATCGGCCCGTATCGACGGGTGTACGGATTTCGGCGTCCTGTTCCGCATCGTACTGCCTTTATCGGGTTCGGCTCTGGCTACTTTCGGATTGTTCTATGCCGTGGGACATTGGAACACGTTTTTTAACGCCATTCTGTATTTAAACGACGCCGACAAATGGCCGATTCAGGTATGGCTGAGGCAGATCATCATCTTGTCTCAGGCGGGGATCGGAGACGCAAGTTCCTTCGACGATTCGTTTGTCGTTCCTCCGCCCGCCATTATCAAGATGGCCGTGATCGTCATCTCCACCGTCCCGATTTTGCTGATCTATCCCTTTTTGCAGAAGCACTTCGCAAAAGGCGTGCTGCTGGGATCGGTCAAAGGATAA